In Candidatus Paceibacterota bacterium, a single genomic region encodes these proteins:
- a CDS encoding SDR family oxidoreductase — MTKRAVLITGGSRGIGAAIAREFAGAGDRIAIHYVSSNADAESVVKSLSGEGHITAQADLREPQAIRTMVDHVAHEFGKIDVLINNAGIFIDHPIESTTYEEWQRAWEQTIGVNLIGAANVSWCALQHMPKNAASRIVNIGSRGAFRGEPASPAYGASKAAIVAFGQSIAKALAPMHIGVTTLAPGFVETKMASRLLDGPEGDGIRAQSPFNRVAKPEELAKAVYFLASADSEWASGAVLDFNGASYLRM; from the coding sequence ATGACTAAACGCGCAGTACTCATAACAGGGGGATCTCGAGGCATCGGGGCTGCCATCGCTCGCGAATTCGCGGGGGCTGGTGATCGCATTGCTATTCATTACGTGTCGTCGAATGCGGATGCTGAGAGCGTCGTTAAATCTCTATCAGGTGAGGGCCATATCACCGCCCAAGCTGATCTGCGCGAGCCTCAGGCAATCCGAACAATGGTTGACCACGTCGCTCACGAATTTGGAAAAATTGATGTGCTCATCAACAATGCCGGTATCTTCATTGACCATCCCATCGAATCTACAACCTATGAGGAATGGCAACGTGCTTGGGAGCAAACTATAGGAGTGAACCTAATTGGCGCTGCTAATGTCTCTTGGTGCGCATTGCAACATATGCCTAAAAACGCTGCATCACGTATTGTAAACATTGGTTCACGAGGGGCTTTCCGTGGAGAACCAGCGAGCCCCGCATATGGTGCATCTAAAGCTGCAATCGTCGCTTTTGGTCAGTCCATTGCGAAGGCATTGGCGCCGATGCATATTGGTGTCACAACATTGGCGCCAGGATTTGTTGAAACTAAAATGGCGTCGAGATTGTTAGATGGCCCCGAGGGCGATGGGATTCGTGCTCAAAGTCCATTTAATCGTGTTGCAAAACCAGAAGAATTGGCAAAAGCTGTTTACTTCCTGGCGTCTGCTGATAGCGAATGGGCAAGTGGTGCAGTTTTGGACTTCAACGGAGCATCCTATTTACGTATGTAA
- a CDS encoding DUF262 domain-containing HNH endonuclease family protein produces MVSSTNISSLFTAISGFDTISVADYQRNYSWNSNNIEELWSDLLLVTSDRKSHFLGSLILQIDADNPVKCEIVDGQQRLTTIFILMARLRDEVRRLSSQTIRASSATERDIPVLSEIEKFLYVGSSTRSKYNSNLLIKTHFDEALKPESGFPVIPRNNNAIPRRDSSESRGITLDFRKAYWQIKKLVEDDLTAHVAEEEKLLRIKALADGLVMHMNVLPIMTSSTGESLDVFMTINDRGLPLGVFDLVRGYILTTTTANLPETQRLAKFRQVHQEWEVVLTNIAGSDPDKFLRHFLLSIQPRKVTSRAISSTAIGLIGDVRGGKTPSQNADDLWSQIQSASLIYSDLKTPPVGKCQTQLHALNIIADSYRVLLLKVLDPAIALSKRHQEEIVGLVFRVALSWPILGRNAQVLEGEFQTICQKLKSVQDVGEVVADLTALAPTAADAQGYFSDGISSAWAKAMLLSIEDAISGRAVVLNPEHYQIEHIAPQTATPHWEAVLRLTGEDYKEMIERPGNLTLLDAPINRQIQQRPFKDASGVDKVSEYARSRTNMSSDLATLPSWENLSIERRTKWFMDQVNKLINSSSGTIETFSTWLVSNP; encoded by the coding sequence ATGGTCTCTTCTACAAATATATCGAGTTTGTTCACTGCGATTAGTGGTTTTGATACCATTAGCGTCGCGGACTATCAAAGAAATTATAGTTGGAATTCCAATAATATTGAAGAATTGTGGTCGGATCTACTTTTAGTGACAAGTGACAGGAAGTCACACTTCCTTGGAAGTCTAATTCTACAGATTGATGCCGACAATCCGGTTAAGTGTGAAATTGTTGATGGGCAACAGAGATTGACCACGATATTTATCTTGATGGCAAGACTTCGGGATGAAGTTAGACGGTTGAGTTCCCAAACAATACGTGCGAGTTCAGCGACTGAACGAGATATTCCCGTATTATCGGAAATTGAAAAATTCCTCTACGTGGGGAGTAGCACAAGATCCAAATACAATTCCAATTTACTGATCAAAACCCATTTTGATGAGGCGCTTAAGCCAGAATCTGGTTTTCCTGTTATCCCAAGAAACAACAATGCGATCCCGCGGCGAGATAGTAGCGAAAGTCGAGGAATCACTCTTGATTTTCGAAAGGCATATTGGCAAATCAAGAAATTAGTGGAGGATGATCTCACCGCTCATGTGGCGGAAGAGGAGAAGTTGCTAAGAATAAAAGCTCTCGCAGACGGACTTGTTATGCACATGAATGTGTTGCCTATTATGACAAGTAGCACCGGTGAATCTCTTGATGTCTTCATGACTATTAATGATCGTGGACTCCCACTTGGAGTTTTTGATTTAGTCCGTGGATATATTCTTACTACGACCACCGCTAATCTTCCGGAAACCCAAAGACTCGCAAAATTTCGCCAGGTGCACCAAGAGTGGGAAGTGGTGCTCACTAATATTGCTGGATCGGATCCTGATAAGTTTCTTCGACATTTTTTGCTTTCGATTCAACCCAGGAAAGTGACGTCTCGCGCAATCTCCAGTACTGCTATTGGACTTATAGGAGATGTGAGGGGCGGTAAGACTCCCTCGCAGAACGCTGATGATCTGTGGTCTCAAATTCAGAGCGCAAGCCTTATTTACAGTGACCTAAAAACACCCCCTGTAGGCAAGTGCCAAACACAGTTACACGCACTGAACATAATTGCCGATAGTTATCGTGTCTTGCTTCTTAAGGTTTTGGATCCTGCAATCGCTCTATCCAAGAGACATCAAGAGGAGATAGTGGGTTTGGTTTTTCGCGTTGCATTGAGTTGGCCGATTCTAGGGCGTAATGCTCAAGTGCTAGAAGGGGAGTTCCAAACTATTTGTCAAAAGCTAAAATCAGTACAAGATGTGGGAGAAGTAGTAGCCGATTTAACTGCTCTCGCCCCTACGGCCGCGGATGCGCAGGGTTATTTTTCTGACGGCATAAGTTCAGCGTGGGCAAAAGCGATGTTGCTAAGTATTGAAGACGCGATAAGTGGTCGAGCCGTAGTGCTCAATCCAGAACATTATCAGATTGAACATATTGCTCCTCAGACTGCTACCCCCCATTGGGAAGCGGTACTTCGCCTCACTGGTGAAGATTATAAGGAGATGATCGAGCGACCTGGAAATCTAACGCTACTAGATGCCCCGATTAATAGACAGATACAACAGCGCCCCTTTAAGGATGCATCTGGCGTTGACAAAGTGAGTGAGTATGCCAGATCTAGAACCAATATGAGTAGTGACCTTGCTACCTTACCGTCTTGGGAAAACCTTTCCATCGAAAGACGTACTAAATGGTTCATGGATCAAGTTAATAAACTGATAAATTCAAGTTCTGGCACAATTGAGACCTTTTCGACATGGTTGGTGAGCAACCCGTGA